The proteins below are encoded in one region of Carassius auratus strain Wakin unplaced genomic scaffold, ASM336829v1 scaf_tig00002013, whole genome shotgun sequence:
- the LOC113069647 gene encoding putative nuclease HARBI1 yields the protein MKAQNCVFLSALTMACPFLRDVVDEEALVLRRAFRRERVFRDRLDPLAFPDDHLYERYRFSADGIRYLCRLLGPRIKHRTAWSHALEQMVCVALRFFASGAFLYSVGDAEQLNKATICCTIRSVCLAIKALADVFISFPGHRRLCDMKEEFYRIAGFPNVIGAVDCTHIRIKAPSGAHEADFVNRKSFHSINVQMVCNADCVISNVVAKWPGSVHDSRIFRASEIYQCLSQGEFSGVLLGDRGYGCQPFLLTPFTDPQEAQQAYNHAHARTRARVEMTFGLLKARFHCLHKLRVNPVRACDITVACAVLHNVACLRKERAPRVPPAMDWDNPAIFPDDDSGRLLRDQYVLNYFS from the exons ATGAAGGCCCAAAATTGTGTGTTCCTTTCTGCTCTGACAATGGCATGCCCATTCTTGCGAGATGTGGTGGATGAAGAAGCACTTGTGCTGAGGAGAGCCTTCAGGCGAGAAAGGGTCTTCAGGGACCGGTTGGACCCACTGGCCTTCCCTGATGACCATCTATATGAAAGATACAGGTTTTCTGCAGATGGCATCAGGTATCTATGCAGACTACTGGGTCCCAGGATTAAGCACCGCACTGCATGGAGCCATGCACTGGAGCAAATGGTTTGTGTGGCCTTGCGCTTTTTTGCTAGTGGAGCCTTCCTGTACTCAGTGGGGGATGCAGAACAGCTGAACAAGGCCACAATTTGCTGCACAATAAGGAGTGTGTGTCTGGCTATCAAAGCATTAGCAGATGTCTTCATCTCCTTCCCTGGCCACAGAAGACTCTGTGACATGAAAGAGGAGTTCTATAGGATTGCAG GTTTCCCCAATGTCATTGGTGCAGTGGACTGCACACACATAAGGATAAAAGCCCCCTCAGGTGCCCATGAGGCCGATTTTGTGAATAGGAAATCCTTTCACAGCATTAATGTTCAG ATGGTCTGCAATGCTGACTGTGTGATCAGCAATGTTGTGGCGAAATGGCCTGGCTCAGTCCATGACTCCAGAATCTTTCGGGCCTCTGAAATCTATCAGTGCCTATCACAAG GTGAATTCTCTGGTGTGTTGCTGGGAGACCGGGGATATGGCTGCCAGCCTTTTCTCCTGACACCTTTCACAGACCCCCAGGAAGCACAGCAGGCCTACAACCATGCCCATGCCAGGACCAGGGCCAGAGTTGAAATGACCTTTGGCCTCCTGAAGGCACGCTTTCACTGCCTTCACAAATTAAGGGTCAACCCTGTTCGGGCATGTGATATTACTGTGGCTTGTGCTGTCCTCCACAATGTGGCCTGCCTGAGGAAGGAGAGGGCCCCCAGAGTGCCACCAGCCATGGACTGGGACAATCCGGCAATCTTCCCTGATGACGACAGTGGTCGGCTGCTGAGGGACCAATATGTGTTGAATTATTTTAGTTAG